A single region of the Alosa alosa isolate M-15738 ecotype Scorff River chromosome 6, AALO_Geno_1.1, whole genome shotgun sequence genome encodes:
- the LOC125295638 gene encoding guanine nucleotide-binding protein G(s) subunit alpha-like, translating to MGCLGNSKTEDQRNDEKQQREANKKIDKQLQKDKQIYRATHRLLLLGAGESGKSTIVKQMRILHVNGFNAEEKKQKIQDIKNNIKEAIETIVTAMGTLAPPLQLACPASQWRMEYILNLANQKDFDFPSEFYEHAKCLWQDEGVKACYERSNEYQLIDCAQYFLDKIDIVKQSDYTPSDQDLLRCRVLTSGIFETRFQVDKVNFHMFDVGGQRDERRKWIQCFNDVTAIIFVVASSSYNMVVREDNQTNRLQEALNLFKNIWNNRWLRTISVILFLNKQDLLAEKVLAGKSKIEEYFPEFARYTTPDDATPESGEHPRVTRAKYFIRDEFLRISTASGDGRHYCYPHFTCAVDTENIRRVFNDCRDIIQRMHLRQYELL from the exons ATGGGCTGTTTGGGGAATAGTAAGACAGAGGACCAACGAAATGACGAGAAACAACAAAGAGAAGCTAACAAAAAAATTGATAAACAATtacagaaagacaaacagatATACAGAGCAACACATCGGCTTCTACTTTTGG gtgcTGGTGAGTCTGGGAAGAGCACCATTGTAAAGCAGATGCGAATCCTTCATGTCAATGGATTCAATGCAGA ggagaaaaaacagaaaattCAGGACATCAAGAACAACATTAAGGAGGCAATAGAA ACTATAGTGACAGCCATGGGAACCCTGGCTCCGCCTCTTCAGCTGGCCTGTCCTGCCAGCCAATGGAGAATGGAGTATATCCTTAACCTAGCAAATCAGAAAGACTTTGATTTTCCTTCT GAGTTCTATGAGCATGCCAAATGCCTTTGGCAGGATGAAGGTGTGAAGGCGTGCTATGAAAGGTCTAACGAGTACCAGCTCATAGACTGTGCCCAGTA CTTTTTAGACAAGATAGACATTGTAAAGCAGAGTGACTACACGCCTTCTGATCAG GACTTGCTCAGATGCAGAGTTCTAACCTCTGGGATCTTCGAGACAAGATTCCAAGTGGACAAAGTAAATTTCCA taTGTTTGATGTTGGAGGACAGAGAGACGAGCGGAGAAAATGGATCCAGTGCTTCAATG ATGTAACAGCGATCATCTTCGTGGTGGCCAGTAGCAGTTATAATATGGTGGTCAGAGAGGACAATCAGACCAACCGCTTACAGGAAGCATTGAATCTCTTTAAAAACATCTGGAACAATAG ATGGTTGCGGACAATCTCAGTCATCCTGTTTCTCAACAAACAAGATCTACTGGCTGAGAAGGTTCTGGCAGGGAAGTCTAAAATTGAGGAGTACTTCCCTGAGTTTGCACGCTACACCACACCAGATGACG CAACCCCAGAGTCAGGCGAACATCCACGGGTCACCAGAGCTAAGTATTTCATCAGAGACGAGTTTCTG CGGATCAGCACAGCCAGCGGAGATGGCCGCCACTACTGCTACCCTCACTTCACCTGTGCCGTGGACACTGAGAACATACGCCGCGTCTTCAACGACTGCCGGGATATCATCCAGAGGATGCATCTCCGTCAGTACGAACTCTTGTGA